One genomic region from Oryzias melastigma strain HK-1 linkage group LG19, ASM292280v2, whole genome shotgun sequence encodes:
- the LOC112154542 gene encoding myosin-binding protein C, fast-type isoform X4, translated as MPEPVPEVKPEGEDAPPADGDSDDGGDEPQSTELTGLFVEKPPSNVVAVAGSDVTVVAKVDSTTLTRKPTMKWLKGKWMDLGSKAGKHFQFKETYDRNTKIYTYEMKIVKAVPGDAGGYRCEVTAKDKCDSSTFEVSVEAAHQEEQADILSAFKRADAGEDEGELDFSALLKATKKKKKAEKQEPEIDVWELLKSAHPSEYEKIAFKYGITDLRGMLKRLKKMKEQPVKHSEAFLKRLESCYTVDKGKKIVMSCEVLDPNAQVKWLKNGQEIKPSAKYVMEANGNVRTLTINKTNLADDAAYECVVGEDKCSTEVYVKEPPVTITKLMDDYHVVVGERVEFEIEVSEEGAHVMWCFEDQELHKDKESSKYRFKKDGKKHTFIILEATLDDIGMYHAWTNGGHTKGELEVEEKELEVLQDIADLTVRATEQAMFKCEVSDDKVTGKWYKDGVEVLPSERIKMTHIGRFHRLLIEDVKPEDAGDYTFVPDGYALSLSAKLNFLEIKIDYVPRQDPPKIHLDTTGNMVSQNTIIVVAGNKLRLDVEITGEPAPTVVWSKGDKPITETEGRVRVESRKDLSCFVIEGAERDDEGNYSICVTNPAGEDKAMLLVKIVDVPDPPENVKCTGVGEDCATIIWEPPKFDGGAPIKGYLMERKKKGSSRWTKLNFDVYESTTYEAKRMIEGVLYEMRVFAVNSIGMSQPSLNSKPFMPIAPTSEPTRLTVHDVTDSTCSLKWLAPEKIGAGGLDGYIIEYCKEGGNNNRFLYLMSKYTILIKRDNQSLLFFSGTDWVQANTDICERQGFVVRDLPVGEKINFRVIAVNIAGRSPPATLAQPVTIREIVEHPKIRLPRELRTKYIRRVGEKINLTIPFQGKPRPVATWYKDGKPIDPKMVNAHTSHVESILFIRSAERDHSGTYELVLQIENMEDRATINIRIIEKPGPPQKVRVTDVWGFNAALEWDPPKDDGNSEITGYCIQKADMKTKEWFTVYDHNRRTNCTVSDLVMGNEYSFRVYSENLCGLSEDPGLSKNTAVISKSALEHKRNPYKEKDMTCAPKFTQPLVDRTVVAGYSMAISCAVRGFPKPKIVWMKNKMIIGEDPKYLMQNNQGVLTLNIRKPSTFDGGKYSCMAVNELGKDEVECKLDVKVAADPEKQ; from the exons AGCCCCAGTCGACTGAGCTCACTGGACTCTTTGTGGAGAAACCACCAAGCAACGTAGTGGCAGTAGCCG GATCGGACGTGACTGTTGTTGCCAAGGTGGACTCAACCACCCTGACAAGAAAACCCACCATGAAGTGGCTGAAGGGAAAGTGGATGGACCTTGGCAGCAAAGCTGGGAAGCATTTCCAGTTCAAGGAAACTTACGACAGAAATACTAAA ATCTACACTTACGAAATGAAGATCGTCAAAGCAGTCCCAGGGGACGCTGGCGGCTACAGGTGTGAGGTGACAGCTAAAGACAAATGCGACAGCTCCACTTTTGAGGTTTCTGTGGAGG CTGCACACCAGGAGGAGCAAGCAGATATTTTGTCTGCTTTCAAGAGAGC GGATGCTGGAGAGGATGAGGGAGAACTTGACTTCAGTGCCCTACTGAAAGCCACCAAGAA aaagaagaaagcTGAAAAACAGGAACCAGAGATAGATGTGTGGGAATTGCTTAAAAGTGCCCACCCAAGCGAGTATGAGAAAATTGCCTTTAAGTATGGCATCACTGACCTGAGGGGCATGCTGAAGCGtctgaaaaagatgaaagaacagCCAGTAAAGCACAGTGAGG CTTTTCTGAAAAGGCTTGAATCTTGCTACACTGTGGACAAAGGGAAGAAAATTGTCATGTCTTGTGAAGTTCTTGATCCAAACGCCCAGGTCAAATGGTTGAAGAACGGCCAGGAGATCAAACCTTCAGCCAA GTACGTCATGGAGGCCAACGGGAACGTCCGAACTCTGACCATCAACAAAACCAATCTGGCTGACGACGCGGCGTACGAGTGTGTGGTCGGGGAGGACAAGTGCTCCACGGAAGTTTATGTCAAAG AGCCTCCAGTCACCATCACCAAGCTGATGGATGATTACCATGTGGTTGTGGGCGAAAGAGTGGAGTTTGAGATTGAAGTGTCAGAGGAAGGTGCACATGTCATGTG GTGCTTTGAGGATCAAGAACTCCACAAAGACAAAGAGTCCTCCAAGTACCGCTTCAAAAAGGATGGAAAGAAGCACACTTTTATAATTCTAGAGGCTACCCTGGATGACATTGGCATGTACCATGCCTGGACAAACGGGGGTCACACCAAAGGAGAGCTGGAGGTGGAAG AAAAGGAGCTGGAAGTGTTGCAGGACATCGCCGATTTAACAGTCAGAGCAACAGAACAGGCAATGTTCAAGTGTGAAGTGTCTGATGACAAGGTCACCGGAAAGTGGTACAAAGACGGCGTGGAGGTCCTACCAAGCGAACGCATCAAAATGACTCACATTGGAAG GTTCCACCGGCTGTTAATTGAAGATGTGAAGCCAGAGGATGCTGGAGACTACACATTTGTTCCTGATGGATATGCTCTGTCACTTTCTGCTAAACTGAACTTCTTGG AAATCAAGATTGATTATGTGCCCAGACAAG ATCCCCCAAAGATCCACCTGGACACCACGGGAAACATGGTCTCCCAGAATACCATTATTGTGGTGGCGGGCAACAAATTACGCCTGGATGTCGAGATCACAGGAGAACCAGCTCCCACTGTGGTTTGGTCTAAAGGAGATAAA ccaatcacagagaCTGAAGGCCGTGTGAGGGTAGAGTCCCGGAAGGACCTTAGCTGCTTTGTCATTGAGGGGGCAGAAAGAGATGATGAGGGCAACTATAGTATCTGTGTCACCAACCCCGCTGGAGAGGACAAGGCTATGCTGTTGGTGAAAATTGTGG ATGTGCCTGATCCCCCTGAGAATGTTAAATGCACTGGAGTGGGAGAGGACTGTGCCACTATTATTTGGGAGCCTCCCAAATTTGATGGGGGAGCGCCAATCAAAG GTTATCTCATGGAAAGGAAGAAGAAAGGCTCCTCCAGATGGACAAAACTGAACTTTGATGTGTATGAGTCAACCACATACGAGGCCAAAAGGATGATTGAAGGAGTTTTGTACGAGATGAGAGTGTTTGCCGTTAACAGCATCGGCATGTCTCAGCCAAGTCTGAACTCCAAGCCCTTCATGCCCATCG CACCAACTAGCGAGCCAACTCGCCTGACCGTCCACGATGTGACAGACAGCACATGCAGCTTGAAGTGGCTCGCCCCAGAGAAGATCGGAGCTGGAGGTCTGGATGGCTACATCATTGAGTACTGCAAGGAGGGAGGTAACAACAACCGGTTCTTATACTTGATGAGTAAATACACAATATTGATTAAAAGAGATAATCAAAGTCTTCTGTTTTTCTCAGGCACGGACTGGGTTCAAGCTAACACAGATATTTGTGAGCGGCAGGGATTTGTGGTGCGTGACCTTCCAGTGGGGGAGAAAATCAACTTCAGAGTGATAGCGGTGAACATTGCCGGTCGCAGTCCACCCGCGACCTTGGCGCAGCCAGTCACCATCCGAGAAATTGTTG AACATCCAAAGATTCGCCTTCCTCGCGAGCTAAGAACAAAATACATCAGGAGAGTGGGAGAAAAGATCAACCTGACCATCCCATTCCAG GGTAAGCCTCGACCTGTTGCCACCTGGTACAAGGATGGTAAACCCATTGACCCAAAGATGGTCAATGCCCACACCTCACATGTGGAAAGCATCCTCTTCATTCGCTCGGCGGAGAGAGATCACTCTGGAACGTATGAGCTGGTGTTACAGATTGAGAACATGGAAGACAGAGCAACTATTAATATTCGGATTATTG AGAAGCCAGGGCCACCCCAAAAAGTGAGAGTTACTGACGTTTGGGGCTTTAACGCTGCTCTGGAGTGGGACCCACCCAAAGATGACGGCAACAGTGAGATTACTGGATACTGTATCCAGAAAGCAGATATGAAGACCAAG GAATGGTTCACCGTTTATGACCATAACAGACGGACAAACTGCACAGTTTCAGACCTGGTAATGGGCAATGAATATTCATTCCGCGTCTACAGTGAAAACCTTTGTGGTTTAAGTGAGGATCCTGGCCTCAGCAAGAACACAGCTGTTAtttctaaatcag cCCTCGAGCACAAAAGAAACCCTTACAAGGAGAAGGACATGACCTGTGCGCCCAAGTTTACTCAACCGCTGGTGGACAGAACGGTTGTTGCTGGTTACAGTATGGCCATCAGCTGTGCTGTGAGAGGCTTCCCTAAG CCTAAGATTGTGTGGATGAAGAACAAAATGATCATTGGAGAGGATCCCAAGTATTTGATGCAGAACAACCAGGGAGTGCTGACCCTCAACATTCGGAAGCCAAGCACCTTCGACGGAGGCAAATACTCCTGCATGGCTGTCAACGAGTTGGGCAAGGATGAAGTGGAGTGCAAGCTGGATGTGAAAG TTGCCGCAGACCCAGAGAAGCAATGA
- the LOC112154542 gene encoding myosin-binding protein C, fast-type isoform X5: protein MPEPVPEVKPEGEDAPPADGEPQSTELTGLFVEKPPSNVVAVAGSDVTVVAKVDSTTLTRKPTMKWLKGKWMDLGSKAGKHFQFKETYDRNTKIYTYEMKIVKAVPGDAGGYRCEVTAKDKCDSSTFEVSVEAAHQEEQADILSAFKRADAGEDEGELDFSALLKATKKKKKAEKQEPEIDVWELLKSAHPSEYEKIAFKYGITDLRGMLKRLKKMKEQPVKHSEAFLKRLESCYTVDKGKKIVMSCEVLDPNAQVKWLKNGQEIKPSAKYVMEANGNVRTLTINKTNLADDAAYECVVGEDKCSTEVYVKEPPVTITKLMDDYHVVVGERVEFEIEVSEEGAHVMWCFEDQELHKDKESSKYRFKKDGKKHTFIILEATLDDIGMYHAWTNGGHTKGELEVEEKELEVLQDIADLTVRATEQAMFKCEVSDDKVTGKWYKDGVEVLPSERIKMTHIGRFHRLLIEDVKPEDAGDYTFVPDGYALSLSAKLNFLEIKIDYVPRQDPPKIHLDTTGNMVSQNTIIVVAGNKLRLDVEITGEPAPTVVWSKGDKPITETEGRVRVESRKDLSCFVIEGAERDDEGNYSICVTNPAGEDKAMLLVKIVDVPDPPENVKCTGVGEDCATIIWEPPKFDGGAPIKGYLMERKKKGSSRWTKLNFDVYESTTYEAKRMIEGVLYEMRVFAVNSIGMSQPSLNSKPFMPIAPTSEPTRLTVHDVTDSTCSLKWLAPEKIGAGGLDGYIIEYCKEGGNNNRFLYLMSKYTILIKRDNQSLLFFSGTDWVQANTDICERQGFVVRDLPVGEKINFRVIAVNIAGRSPPATLAQPVTIREIVEHPKIRLPRELRTKYIRRVGEKINLTIPFQGKPRPVATWYKDGKPIDPKMVNAHTSHVESILFIRSAERDHSGTYELVLQIENMEDRATINIRIIEKPGPPQKVRVTDVWGFNAALEWDPPKDDGNSEITGYCIQKADMKTKEWFTVYDHNRRTNCTVSDLVMGNEYSFRVYSENLCGLSEDPGLSKNTAVISKSALEHKRNPYKEKDMTCAPKFTQPLVDRTVVAGYSMAISCAVRGFPKPKIVWMKNKMIIGEDPKYLMQNNQGVLTLNIRKPSTFDGGKYSCMAVNELGKDEVECKLDVKVAADPEKQ, encoded by the exons AGCCCCAGTCGACTGAGCTCACTGGACTCTTTGTGGAGAAACCACCAAGCAACGTAGTGGCAGTAGCCG GATCGGACGTGACTGTTGTTGCCAAGGTGGACTCAACCACCCTGACAAGAAAACCCACCATGAAGTGGCTGAAGGGAAAGTGGATGGACCTTGGCAGCAAAGCTGGGAAGCATTTCCAGTTCAAGGAAACTTACGACAGAAATACTAAA ATCTACACTTACGAAATGAAGATCGTCAAAGCAGTCCCAGGGGACGCTGGCGGCTACAGGTGTGAGGTGACAGCTAAAGACAAATGCGACAGCTCCACTTTTGAGGTTTCTGTGGAGG CTGCACACCAGGAGGAGCAAGCAGATATTTTGTCTGCTTTCAAGAGAGC GGATGCTGGAGAGGATGAGGGAGAACTTGACTTCAGTGCCCTACTGAAAGCCACCAAGAA aaagaagaaagcTGAAAAACAGGAACCAGAGATAGATGTGTGGGAATTGCTTAAAAGTGCCCACCCAAGCGAGTATGAGAAAATTGCCTTTAAGTATGGCATCACTGACCTGAGGGGCATGCTGAAGCGtctgaaaaagatgaaagaacagCCAGTAAAGCACAGTGAGG CTTTTCTGAAAAGGCTTGAATCTTGCTACACTGTGGACAAAGGGAAGAAAATTGTCATGTCTTGTGAAGTTCTTGATCCAAACGCCCAGGTCAAATGGTTGAAGAACGGCCAGGAGATCAAACCTTCAGCCAA GTACGTCATGGAGGCCAACGGGAACGTCCGAACTCTGACCATCAACAAAACCAATCTGGCTGACGACGCGGCGTACGAGTGTGTGGTCGGGGAGGACAAGTGCTCCACGGAAGTTTATGTCAAAG AGCCTCCAGTCACCATCACCAAGCTGATGGATGATTACCATGTGGTTGTGGGCGAAAGAGTGGAGTTTGAGATTGAAGTGTCAGAGGAAGGTGCACATGTCATGTG GTGCTTTGAGGATCAAGAACTCCACAAAGACAAAGAGTCCTCCAAGTACCGCTTCAAAAAGGATGGAAAGAAGCACACTTTTATAATTCTAGAGGCTACCCTGGATGACATTGGCATGTACCATGCCTGGACAAACGGGGGTCACACCAAAGGAGAGCTGGAGGTGGAAG AAAAGGAGCTGGAAGTGTTGCAGGACATCGCCGATTTAACAGTCAGAGCAACAGAACAGGCAATGTTCAAGTGTGAAGTGTCTGATGACAAGGTCACCGGAAAGTGGTACAAAGACGGCGTGGAGGTCCTACCAAGCGAACGCATCAAAATGACTCACATTGGAAG GTTCCACCGGCTGTTAATTGAAGATGTGAAGCCAGAGGATGCTGGAGACTACACATTTGTTCCTGATGGATATGCTCTGTCACTTTCTGCTAAACTGAACTTCTTGG AAATCAAGATTGATTATGTGCCCAGACAAG ATCCCCCAAAGATCCACCTGGACACCACGGGAAACATGGTCTCCCAGAATACCATTATTGTGGTGGCGGGCAACAAATTACGCCTGGATGTCGAGATCACAGGAGAACCAGCTCCCACTGTGGTTTGGTCTAAAGGAGATAAA ccaatcacagagaCTGAAGGCCGTGTGAGGGTAGAGTCCCGGAAGGACCTTAGCTGCTTTGTCATTGAGGGGGCAGAAAGAGATGATGAGGGCAACTATAGTATCTGTGTCACCAACCCCGCTGGAGAGGACAAGGCTATGCTGTTGGTGAAAATTGTGG ATGTGCCTGATCCCCCTGAGAATGTTAAATGCACTGGAGTGGGAGAGGACTGTGCCACTATTATTTGGGAGCCTCCCAAATTTGATGGGGGAGCGCCAATCAAAG GTTATCTCATGGAAAGGAAGAAGAAAGGCTCCTCCAGATGGACAAAACTGAACTTTGATGTGTATGAGTCAACCACATACGAGGCCAAAAGGATGATTGAAGGAGTTTTGTACGAGATGAGAGTGTTTGCCGTTAACAGCATCGGCATGTCTCAGCCAAGTCTGAACTCCAAGCCCTTCATGCCCATCG CACCAACTAGCGAGCCAACTCGCCTGACCGTCCACGATGTGACAGACAGCACATGCAGCTTGAAGTGGCTCGCCCCAGAGAAGATCGGAGCTGGAGGTCTGGATGGCTACATCATTGAGTACTGCAAGGAGGGAGGTAACAACAACCGGTTCTTATACTTGATGAGTAAATACACAATATTGATTAAAAGAGATAATCAAAGTCTTCTGTTTTTCTCAGGCACGGACTGGGTTCAAGCTAACACAGATATTTGTGAGCGGCAGGGATTTGTGGTGCGTGACCTTCCAGTGGGGGAGAAAATCAACTTCAGAGTGATAGCGGTGAACATTGCCGGTCGCAGTCCACCCGCGACCTTGGCGCAGCCAGTCACCATCCGAGAAATTGTTG AACATCCAAAGATTCGCCTTCCTCGCGAGCTAAGAACAAAATACATCAGGAGAGTGGGAGAAAAGATCAACCTGACCATCCCATTCCAG GGTAAGCCTCGACCTGTTGCCACCTGGTACAAGGATGGTAAACCCATTGACCCAAAGATGGTCAATGCCCACACCTCACATGTGGAAAGCATCCTCTTCATTCGCTCGGCGGAGAGAGATCACTCTGGAACGTATGAGCTGGTGTTACAGATTGAGAACATGGAAGACAGAGCAACTATTAATATTCGGATTATTG AGAAGCCAGGGCCACCCCAAAAAGTGAGAGTTACTGACGTTTGGGGCTTTAACGCTGCTCTGGAGTGGGACCCACCCAAAGATGACGGCAACAGTGAGATTACTGGATACTGTATCCAGAAAGCAGATATGAAGACCAAG GAATGGTTCACCGTTTATGACCATAACAGACGGACAAACTGCACAGTTTCAGACCTGGTAATGGGCAATGAATATTCATTCCGCGTCTACAGTGAAAACCTTTGTGGTTTAAGTGAGGATCCTGGCCTCAGCAAGAACACAGCTGTTAtttctaaatcag cCCTCGAGCACAAAAGAAACCCTTACAAGGAGAAGGACATGACCTGTGCGCCCAAGTTTACTCAACCGCTGGTGGACAGAACGGTTGTTGCTGGTTACAGTATGGCCATCAGCTGTGCTGTGAGAGGCTTCCCTAAG CCTAAGATTGTGTGGATGAAGAACAAAATGATCATTGGAGAGGATCCCAAGTATTTGATGCAGAACAACCAGGGAGTGCTGACCCTCAACATTCGGAAGCCAAGCACCTTCGACGGAGGCAAATACTCCTGCATGGCTGTCAACGAGTTGGGCAAGGATGAAGTGGAGTGCAAGCTGGATGTGAAAG TTGCCGCAGACCCAGAGAAGCAATGA
- the LOC112154542 gene encoding myosin-binding protein C, fast-type isoform X6 has translation MPEPVPEVKPEGEDAPPADGDAPPADGDSDDGGDEPQSTELTGLFVEKPPSNVVAVAGSDVTVVAKVDSTTLTRKPTMKWLKGKWMDLGSKAGKHFQFKETYDRNTKIYTYEMKIVKAVPGDAGGYRCEVTAKDKCDSSTFEVSVEAAHQEEQADILSAFKRADAGEDEGELDFSALLKATKKKKKAEKQEPEIDVWELLKSAHPSEYEKIAFKYGITDLRGMLKRLKKMKEQPVKHSEAFLKRLESCYTVDKGKKIVMSCEVLDPNAQVKWLKNGQEIKPSAKYVMEANGNVRTLTINKTNLADDAAYECVVGEDKCSTEVYVKEPPVTITKLMDDYHVVVGERVEFEIEVSEEGAHVMWCFEDQELHKDKESSKYRFKKDGKKHTFIILEATLDDIGMYHAWTNGGHTKGELEVEEKELEVLQDIADLTVRATEQAMFKCEVSDDKVTGKWYKDGVEVLPSERIKMTHIGRFHRLLIEDVKPEDAGDYTFVPDGYALSLSAKLNFLEIKIDYVPRQDPPKIHLDTTGNMVSQNTIIVVAGNKLRLDVEITGEPAPTVVWSKGDKPITETEGRVRVESRKDLSCFVIEGAERDDEGNYSICVTNPAGEDKAMLLVKIVDVPDPPENVKCTGVGEDCATIIWEPPKFDGGAPIKGYLMERKKKGSSRWTKLNFDVYESTTYEAKRMIEGVLYEMRVFAVNSIGMSQPSLNSKPFMPIAPTSEPTRLTVHDVTDSTCSLKWLAPEKIGAGGLDGYIIEYCKEGGTDWVQANTDICERQGFVVRDLPVGEKINFRVIAVNIAGRSPPATLAQPVTIREIVEHPKIRLPRELRTKYIRRVGEKINLTIPFQGKPRPVATWYKDGKPIDPKMVNAHTSHVESILFIRSAERDHSGTYELVLQIENMEDRATINIRIIEKPGPPQKVRVTDVWGFNAALEWDPPKDDGNSEITGYCIQKADMKTKEWFTVYDHNRRTNCTVSDLVMGNEYSFRVYSENLCGLSEDPGLSKNTAVISKSALEHKRNPYKEKDMTCAPKFTQPLVDRTVVAGYSMAISCAVRGFPKPKIVWMKNKMIIGEDPKYLMQNNQGVLTLNIRKPSTFDGGKYSCMAVNELGKDEVECKLDVKVAADPEKQ, from the exons AGCCCCAGTCGACTGAGCTCACTGGACTCTTTGTGGAGAAACCACCAAGCAACGTAGTGGCAGTAGCCG GATCGGACGTGACTGTTGTTGCCAAGGTGGACTCAACCACCCTGACAAGAAAACCCACCATGAAGTGGCTGAAGGGAAAGTGGATGGACCTTGGCAGCAAAGCTGGGAAGCATTTCCAGTTCAAGGAAACTTACGACAGAAATACTAAA ATCTACACTTACGAAATGAAGATCGTCAAAGCAGTCCCAGGGGACGCTGGCGGCTACAGGTGTGAGGTGACAGCTAAAGACAAATGCGACAGCTCCACTTTTGAGGTTTCTGTGGAGG CTGCACACCAGGAGGAGCAAGCAGATATTTTGTCTGCTTTCAAGAGAGC GGATGCTGGAGAGGATGAGGGAGAACTTGACTTCAGTGCCCTACTGAAAGCCACCAAGAA aaagaagaaagcTGAAAAACAGGAACCAGAGATAGATGTGTGGGAATTGCTTAAAAGTGCCCACCCAAGCGAGTATGAGAAAATTGCCTTTAAGTATGGCATCACTGACCTGAGGGGCATGCTGAAGCGtctgaaaaagatgaaagaacagCCAGTAAAGCACAGTGAGG CTTTTCTGAAAAGGCTTGAATCTTGCTACACTGTGGACAAAGGGAAGAAAATTGTCATGTCTTGTGAAGTTCTTGATCCAAACGCCCAGGTCAAATGGTTGAAGAACGGCCAGGAGATCAAACCTTCAGCCAA GTACGTCATGGAGGCCAACGGGAACGTCCGAACTCTGACCATCAACAAAACCAATCTGGCTGACGACGCGGCGTACGAGTGTGTGGTCGGGGAGGACAAGTGCTCCACGGAAGTTTATGTCAAAG AGCCTCCAGTCACCATCACCAAGCTGATGGATGATTACCATGTGGTTGTGGGCGAAAGAGTGGAGTTTGAGATTGAAGTGTCAGAGGAAGGTGCACATGTCATGTG GTGCTTTGAGGATCAAGAACTCCACAAAGACAAAGAGTCCTCCAAGTACCGCTTCAAAAAGGATGGAAAGAAGCACACTTTTATAATTCTAGAGGCTACCCTGGATGACATTGGCATGTACCATGCCTGGACAAACGGGGGTCACACCAAAGGAGAGCTGGAGGTGGAAG AAAAGGAGCTGGAAGTGTTGCAGGACATCGCCGATTTAACAGTCAGAGCAACAGAACAGGCAATGTTCAAGTGTGAAGTGTCTGATGACAAGGTCACCGGAAAGTGGTACAAAGACGGCGTGGAGGTCCTACCAAGCGAACGCATCAAAATGACTCACATTGGAAG GTTCCACCGGCTGTTAATTGAAGATGTGAAGCCAGAGGATGCTGGAGACTACACATTTGTTCCTGATGGATATGCTCTGTCACTTTCTGCTAAACTGAACTTCTTGG AAATCAAGATTGATTATGTGCCCAGACAAG ATCCCCCAAAGATCCACCTGGACACCACGGGAAACATGGTCTCCCAGAATACCATTATTGTGGTGGCGGGCAACAAATTACGCCTGGATGTCGAGATCACAGGAGAACCAGCTCCCACTGTGGTTTGGTCTAAAGGAGATAAA ccaatcacagagaCTGAAGGCCGTGTGAGGGTAGAGTCCCGGAAGGACCTTAGCTGCTTTGTCATTGAGGGGGCAGAAAGAGATGATGAGGGCAACTATAGTATCTGTGTCACCAACCCCGCTGGAGAGGACAAGGCTATGCTGTTGGTGAAAATTGTGG ATGTGCCTGATCCCCCTGAGAATGTTAAATGCACTGGAGTGGGAGAGGACTGTGCCACTATTATTTGGGAGCCTCCCAAATTTGATGGGGGAGCGCCAATCAAAG GTTATCTCATGGAAAGGAAGAAGAAAGGCTCCTCCAGATGGACAAAACTGAACTTTGATGTGTATGAGTCAACCACATACGAGGCCAAAAGGATGATTGAAGGAGTTTTGTACGAGATGAGAGTGTTTGCCGTTAACAGCATCGGCATGTCTCAGCCAAGTCTGAACTCCAAGCCCTTCATGCCCATCG CACCAACTAGCGAGCCAACTCGCCTGACCGTCCACGATGTGACAGACAGCACATGCAGCTTGAAGTGGCTCGCCCCAGAGAAGATCGGAGCTGGAGGTCTGGATGGCTACATCATTGAGTACTGCAAGGAGGGAG GCACGGACTGGGTTCAAGCTAACACAGATATTTGTGAGCGGCAGGGATTTGTGGTGCGTGACCTTCCAGTGGGGGAGAAAATCAACTTCAGAGTGATAGCGGTGAACATTGCCGGTCGCAGTCCACCCGCGACCTTGGCGCAGCCAGTCACCATCCGAGAAATTGTTG AACATCCAAAGATTCGCCTTCCTCGCGAGCTAAGAACAAAATACATCAGGAGAGTGGGAGAAAAGATCAACCTGACCATCCCATTCCAG GGTAAGCCTCGACCTGTTGCCACCTGGTACAAGGATGGTAAACCCATTGACCCAAAGATGGTCAATGCCCACACCTCACATGTGGAAAGCATCCTCTTCATTCGCTCGGCGGAGAGAGATCACTCTGGAACGTATGAGCTGGTGTTACAGATTGAGAACATGGAAGACAGAGCAACTATTAATATTCGGATTATTG AGAAGCCAGGGCCACCCCAAAAAGTGAGAGTTACTGACGTTTGGGGCTTTAACGCTGCTCTGGAGTGGGACCCACCCAAAGATGACGGCAACAGTGAGATTACTGGATACTGTATCCAGAAAGCAGATATGAAGACCAAG GAATGGTTCACCGTTTATGACCATAACAGACGGACAAACTGCACAGTTTCAGACCTGGTAATGGGCAATGAATATTCATTCCGCGTCTACAGTGAAAACCTTTGTGGTTTAAGTGAGGATCCTGGCCTCAGCAAGAACACAGCTGTTAtttctaaatcag cCCTCGAGCACAAAAGAAACCCTTACAAGGAGAAGGACATGACCTGTGCGCCCAAGTTTACTCAACCGCTGGTGGACAGAACGGTTGTTGCTGGTTACAGTATGGCCATCAGCTGTGCTGTGAGAGGCTTCCCTAAG CCTAAGATTGTGTGGATGAAGAACAAAATGATCATTGGAGAGGATCCCAAGTATTTGATGCAGAACAACCAGGGAGTGCTGACCCTCAACATTCGGAAGCCAAGCACCTTCGACGGAGGCAAATACTCCTGCATGGCTGTCAACGAGTTGGGCAAGGATGAAGTGGAGTGCAAGCTGGATGTGAAAG TTGCCGCAGACCCAGAGAAGCAATGA